A genomic region of Bacillus sp. 2205SS5-2 contains the following coding sequences:
- the gpr gene encoding GPR endopeptidase, producing MGHEPLDLSNYSVRTDLAVEAREIALEGQEKEGVETNRTTLDGVIIKEREINGVKVSNVTITPEGEKVIGKKTGQYLTIEAVGIREENSDLQQQVEEIFAKEFSGFLQNKGIAKEASALIVGLGNWNVTPDALGPIVCENVIVTRHLFALQPESVEKGYRPTSAVAPGVMGITGIETSDIIYGIVEKSKPDFIIAVDALAARNVERVNASIQISDTGIHPGSGVGNKRKELSEETLGIPVIAVGVPTVVDAVTIASDTVDYLLKHFGREMREGGKPSRSLVPAGMTFGEKKTFTEEDLPPEEQRKTFLGMIGTLEEEEKRKLIHEVLAPIGHNLMVTPKEVDVFIEDMANLIANGLNSALHEAVNQQNVGFKTR from the coding sequence ATGGGTCATGAGCCATTAGATTTGTCGAACTACTCCGTAAGAACCGATTTAGCGGTTGAAGCGAGAGAGATAGCCTTAGAGGGTCAAGAGAAAGAAGGAGTGGAAACTAATCGTACCACTTTAGACGGCGTCATTATAAAAGAACGTGAAATCAATGGGGTTAAAGTTTCAAATGTCACAATTACTCCTGAAGGTGAGAAGGTAATTGGCAAAAAAACAGGCCAATATTTAACAATTGAAGCTGTTGGGATTCGTGAAGAAAACTCTGATCTTCAACAACAAGTTGAGGAAATATTTGCTAAAGAGTTCAGTGGATTTCTACAAAACAAAGGAATTGCAAAAGAAGCCAGCGCTTTAATCGTGGGGTTAGGAAACTGGAATGTTACCCCAGATGCATTAGGACCGATTGTCTGTGAAAACGTGATTGTTACAAGGCATTTATTTGCCCTTCAGCCTGAAAGTGTTGAAAAAGGGTATCGTCCGACTAGTGCAGTGGCTCCAGGAGTGATGGGGATTACTGGGATTGAAACAAGTGATATTATTTACGGTATCGTTGAAAAATCAAAACCAGATTTTATTATTGCGGTGGACGCACTAGCTGCGCGAAATGTAGAAAGAGTCAACGCCTCTATTCAAATATCTGATACAGGTATTCATCCAGGCTCAGGAGTCGGAAATAAGCGCAAAGAACTTAGTGAGGAGACGCTGGGCATACCGGTTATTGCCGTAGGGGTTCCGACCGTCGTAGATGCCGTGACGATTGCCAGTGATACCGTCGACTATCTACTAAAACATTTTGGAAGAGAAATGAGAGAAGGAGGTAAGCCTTCGCGTTCTCTCGTTCCTGCAGGGATGACCTTCGGAGAGAAGAAAACATTCACTGAGGAAGATCTACCACCTGAAGAGCAGCGAAAAACATTTTTAGGAATGATTGGAACATTAGAAGAGGAAGAAAAAAGAAAGCTGATTCATGAAGTGCTTGCCCCTATAGGACATAATTTAATGGTCACCCCGAAAGAGGTTGATGTGTTTATTGAGGACATGGCCAATTTAATTGCCAATGGTCTAAACTCAGCTTTACATGAAGCGGTGAATCAGCAGAATGTAGGATTTAAAACTAGGTAA